One genomic region from SAR92 clade bacterium H455 encodes:
- a CDS encoding phosphotransferase family protein — MSQVNSLNESKLLAYLEANVDGFLGPIRLTKFAGGQSNPTFKIDAASGSYVLRRQPAGELLKSAHAVDREYLVVKALADTDVPVAKAYHLCEDREVIGSMFYIMEFCDGNIHWRPELNEAESPAQRGQMYDEMVKVLAAIHSVDIEQAGLSDYGRPGNYFQRQLDRWSAQYRASELETIDEMERLIVWLSDNMPADDGKVSLVHGDYRLDNLMYAKDNSHVIAVLDWELSTLGHPYADLAYLIMGMKLPASQNKDMVGGLGAIDWASQGIPSEEEIVARYCELTNIDKIENWNFCMAFSFFRLAAICQGVAKRAVDGNASNATANNVGALVRPLAQLAIGYLD; from the coding sequence ATGTCGCAGGTTAATTCGTTAAACGAAAGCAAATTGCTCGCCTATCTGGAAGCTAATGTCGACGGCTTTTTAGGTCCCATTAGGCTGACCAAATTTGCTGGCGGTCAGTCCAATCCGACCTTTAAGATCGATGCCGCTTCCGGCAGCTACGTGCTGCGTCGTCAGCCCGCGGGTGAGTTGCTTAAGTCAGCCCATGCTGTAGATCGTGAATACCTTGTTGTAAAAGCCTTAGCGGATACCGATGTGCCGGTGGCCAAGGCCTATCACCTCTGTGAGGATCGCGAGGTTATCGGCTCGATGTTTTATATTATGGAGTTCTGCGACGGAAATATTCACTGGCGTCCTGAGCTCAATGAAGCCGAAAGTCCCGCGCAGCGCGGACAGATGTACGACGAAATGGTCAAGGTACTGGCCGCTATTCACTCGGTGGATATAGAGCAGGCAGGTCTGAGTGATTACGGTCGCCCAGGCAACTATTTTCAACGTCAGCTTGATCGCTGGAGCGCCCAATACCGCGCCTCGGAGCTAGAAACTATCGATGAGATGGAGCGTTTGATTGTCTGGCTTAGTGACAATATGCCCGCGGACGATGGCAAGGTGTCTCTAGTTCATGGGGATTACCGCCTGGATAACCTGATGTATGCCAAGGACAATTCCCATGTTATCGCTGTACTCGACTGGGAGCTCTCAACATTGGGCCATCCCTATGCGGATCTCGCCTATCTAATTATGGGGATGAAACTGCCGGCATCGCAAAATAAAGATATGGTTGGTGGGCTCGGTGCGATTGACTGGGCAAGTCAGGGCATACCCAGCGAAGAAGAAATCGTTGCCCGTTACTGCGAGCTGACCAATATAGACAAAATTGAAAACTGGAATTTTTGTATGGCCTTTAGCTTTTTCCGCTTAGCCGCTATCTGTCAGGGTGTGGCGAAGCGGGCAGTGGATGGCAATGCCTCCAATGCCACAGCCAATAACGTTGGTGCACTGGTACGACCACTGGCTCAGTTGGCCATAGGCTATCTCGACTAG
- a CDS encoding DUF2855 family protein, which produces MHQRNPTKGLKVNNRIPVTTFEVRKDNWAETRIFSHSMATELAPNQVLFKVARQALTANNISYASSGDSLKYWEFFPAEAGWGRIPGMGWSEVIASAHPDIAVGERVWGFTPYSTHHKILAGKVNKFSFSDVSDHRGGHAPVYCQFDRAATNPIYEPQREDQDSLLRGLFMTSWLVEDFIVTNNFFDAQVCLITSASSKTSIALGHSVKRRGKLRSIAITSASNIAFCQSLGCYDSVIGYQDIADLNAAEAAVVVDMAGNAKIISELHQHYADNIKHSCRIGATHYSELGSVDGLPGALPQFFFAPSHVRARSAELGAEQLMQLLSTDYAGFRRFCDSWMKVVPSYGAQSMDDIYQAVLAGRADPVAGQVVSLSAEGE; this is translated from the coding sequence ATGCATCAGCGAAACCCTACAAAAGGCCTAAAAGTGAACAATCGTATTCCAGTCACAACCTTCGAAGTGCGTAAAGATAACTGGGCTGAGACGCGTATTTTCAGCCACTCCATGGCCACCGAATTAGCGCCAAACCAAGTCTTATTTAAAGTTGCTCGACAAGCGCTGACAGCGAATAATATTTCTTACGCCAGCTCTGGCGACAGCCTCAAGTACTGGGAGTTTTTTCCAGCGGAAGCCGGTTGGGGCAGAATCCCCGGAATGGGCTGGAGTGAGGTGATCGCTTCGGCTCACCCAGATATCGCAGTGGGCGAGCGAGTCTGGGGCTTTACCCCTTACTCAACCCATCACAAAATTCTCGCTGGCAAGGTGAATAAATTCTCTTTTAGTGATGTATCCGACCATCGCGGTGGTCATGCGCCGGTCTATTGCCAGTTTGATCGCGCTGCGACTAATCCTATCTATGAGCCCCAGCGCGAAGACCAAGACAGCCTGCTTCGCGGTCTGTTTATGACCTCCTGGCTGGTGGAAGATTTTATCGTGACTAATAATTTTTTTGATGCACAGGTCTGCCTGATTACCAGTGCTTCGAGCAAGACCAGTATTGCTTTGGGTCACTCGGTCAAACGACGTGGCAAGCTGCGCAGTATCGCTATCACCTCAGCGTCCAATATCGCTTTCTGCCAGAGTTTAGGCTGTTATGACAGCGTGATTGGTTATCAGGATATTGCTGATCTAAATGCTGCAGAGGCTGCTGTAGTAGTGGATATGGCGGGTAATGCAAAGATTATCAGTGAGCTGCACCAGCACTACGCCGATAATATAAAGCACTCCTGTCGCATTGGCGCCACGCACTACAGTGAGTTGGGTTCGGTCGACGGCTTGCCCGGCGCACTACCGCAGTTCTTTTTCGCTCCCAGCCATGTGCGAGCGCGCAGTGCTGAACTTGGCGCCGAGCAATTGATGCAATTGCTGAGTACCGACTATGCAGGCTTTCGCCGTTTCTGCGATAGCTGGATGAAGGTGGTGCCGAGCTATGGTGCTCAGTCTATGGATGATATTTATCAAGCAGTCTTGGCGGGCAGGGCGGATCCTGTTGCCGGGCAGGTAGTGTCGCTTTCTGCTGAGGGCGAGTAA
- a CDS encoding TetR/AcrR family transcriptional regulator — MTTPSIDTAPDGRRQRSERSKQAIIEAMLDMIGEGTLIPTAQQVSERAGVGIRSVFRHFEDMESIFVMADEARRSRYEDIFLGGDRKGTLEQRILHAVEQRAKGYEIYGNVMLTTLAQRWRFTTLRKNYERYQRGLRKDLHDWLPELEKLDDSACEAVHGIASFEFWNRLRDHQGLSKKTAIGVVVNMLNGLLGLK, encoded by the coding sequence ATGACTACCCCATCGATAGATACCGCCCCTGACGGGCGGCGTCAGCGCAGTGAGCGCAGCAAGCAGGCGATTATTGAAGCCATGCTTGACATGATTGGCGAGGGCACTCTGATTCCTACGGCACAGCAGGTGTCTGAGCGGGCTGGTGTGGGTATCCGCAGCGTCTTTCGTCATTTTGAAGATATGGAAAGCATATTTGTTATGGCGGACGAGGCGCGTCGCAGTCGCTATGAAGATATATTCTTGGGCGGTGATCGAAAGGGAACACTGGAGCAGCGCATTTTGCATGCGGTGGAGCAGCGCGCTAAAGGCTATGAGATCTATGGCAATGTAATGCTCACAACTCTGGCTCAGCGCTGGCGTTTTACCACTTTGCGAAAAAACTATGAGCGCTATCAGCGCGGTTTGCGCAAAGATCTTCACGACTGGCTGCCAGAGTTAGAGAAGCTTGATGACAGCGCCTGTGAAGCAGTGCATGGCATTGCTTCTTTTGAATTTTGGAATCGTCTTCGCGATCATCAGGGCTTGAGTAAAAAGACAGCCATAGGCGTTGTCGTCAATATGTTAAATGGGTTGCTTGGGCTCAAGTAA
- a CDS encoding SDR family oxidoreductase, translating to MELTGKIIVVTGAASGIGRAMAIRFKAEGAKQIVAVDINIEGAQATAEMIGGIAMSADVSKEEDIQRVIEETESNVGPIDLFCSNAGVGMGESIHSPNKEWQMSWDINVMSHVYAARHLLPLMIARGGGYFLNTSSAAGLLNQIGGAAYGVTKHAAVGFGEWLAIHHKHEGIKVSMLCPQAVRTPMTETDNDATAAAASNGMIEPEELCETVVEGLRDESFMILPHPIVLDFMRNKTSNYDRWIGGMNKLMRKIIGLN from the coding sequence GTGGAGTTAACAGGCAAAATTATTGTTGTCACTGGCGCCGCCAGCGGTATCGGTCGAGCCATGGCCATTCGCTTTAAAGCCGAGGGCGCCAAGCAGATTGTTGCTGTGGATATCAATATTGAAGGCGCTCAGGCCACAGCCGAGATGATCGGCGGCATTGCCATGAGTGCAGATGTCTCCAAAGAAGAAGATATTCAGCGGGTCATCGAAGAGACTGAAAGCAACGTGGGGCCGATTGACCTATTTTGCTCCAATGCCGGTGTGGGTATGGGAGAAAGTATCCACTCACCGAATAAAGAATGGCAGATGAGCTGGGATATCAATGTCATGTCTCACGTCTATGCCGCCCGTCATCTGCTGCCATTGATGATTGCACGGGGTGGCGGTTATTTCCTCAACACCTCTTCTGCAGCCGGACTCTTAAATCAAATTGGTGGTGCCGCTTACGGTGTTACCAAGCACGCTGCTGTCGGCTTCGGCGAGTGGTTGGCGATTCACCACAAACATGAGGGCATCAAAGTTTCCATGCTCTGTCCCCAGGCTGTGCGCACACCTATGACTGAGACCGATAACGATGCTACGGCGGCCGCTGCCAGCAACGGCATGATCGAGCCAGAAGAACTCTGCGAAACAGTGGTCGAGGGTCTGCGCGACGAGAGCTTTATGATCTTGCCCCATCCCATTGTGCTCGACTTTATGCGCAATAAGACCAGTAACTATGATCGCTGGATTGGCGGTATGAATAAGCTTATGAGAAAAATTATCGGCTTAAATTAA